One Pectobacterium colocasium DNA segment encodes these proteins:
- a CDS encoding NAD-dependent epimerase/dehydratase family protein → MHIAILGCTSQIAKDLIRSIYAYSQHDLILFGRTPQQTLSWLVENGITSRCSVNQYEEYPNIDHDVVINFVGIGDPSKAAAMGGNIFDITLHYDELVLNGLKKHPERRYLFLSSGAAYGSSFLEPADVNTPSTININNLLPQEYYSVAKLHAECRHRSLKEYAIVDLRVFNVFSRTQDLEARFFITDIVRAIQAGTELITSSDMIYRDFMHPKDFYQLVESVLKAPPMNISLDCYSRQPVDKITLLDEMKKTFGLSYRVQESNTSINATGVKPYYYSKNKRAAELGYLPEYSSLETIIEETNAILGLQKTV, encoded by the coding sequence ATGCACATTGCGATTCTCGGGTGTACCAGCCAAATAGCGAAAGATCTTATTCGTTCTATCTATGCTTACAGCCAGCACGATTTGATTCTTTTTGGCCGAACACCTCAGCAAACACTGTCGTGGCTTGTTGAAAATGGCATAACGTCACGCTGTAGCGTGAATCAATACGAAGAATATCCAAATATTGATCATGATGTGGTCATTAACTTCGTGGGTATTGGCGACCCCTCTAAAGCTGCTGCTATGGGGGGAAACATCTTCGATATTACGCTGCACTATGATGAGTTAGTGCTTAATGGGCTAAAAAAACATCCCGAGCGTCGCTATCTATTCTTATCCAGTGGTGCGGCCTACGGTTCGTCATTTTTAGAACCTGCGGACGTCAACACACCATCAACGATTAATATTAATAATCTGCTTCCACAAGAATATTATTCAGTCGCAAAACTACATGCTGAATGCAGACACCGGTCGTTGAAAGAGTATGCCATCGTTGATTTACGCGTCTTCAATGTATTTAGTCGGACTCAAGATTTGGAAGCGCGCTTTTTCATTACGGATATTGTCAGAGCGATTCAAGCCGGTACAGAGTTGATTACCTCGTCTGATATGATTTATCGCGATTTTATGCATCCGAAGGATTTCTATCAGTTGGTTGAAAGTGTATTAAAAGCACCACCGATGAATATTTCTCTGGATTGTTATAGTCGCCAACCAGTGGATAAAATCACATTACTTGACGAAATGAAAAAGACGTTCGGTTTATCCTATCGTGTTCAGGAATCGAATACGTCCATTAATGCGACGGGTGTTAAACCCTACTATTACTCAAAGAACAAAAGAGCTGCCGAGCTCGGCTATCTGCCAGAGTATTCATCTCTTGAAACTATCATTGAGGAGACCAACGCTATTCTTGGCCTCCAAAAAACAGTCTAG
- a CDS encoding acetaldehyde dehydrogenase (acetylating): MTNLTKKVRVGIIGSGNIGTDLLIKTMRSESLTCTIFAGRNFNSAGMKRANELGVHISDRGIQAILDDPSICDVVFDATSAQAHIEHWRELEQLDKTVIDMTPAKVGGFCIPAINAEEILASGNRNINMVTCGGQSSIPIANAISSVHPEFEYIEVASSIASRSAGPATRANLDEYIDTTEKALKQFTGAQRAKAILILNPAVPPIDMQTTIYAKIDRPNIAAIDASVREMVERLKRYVPGYQLVLPPTLDGNRVITTVKVMGNGDYLPQYAGNLDIINCAAIAVTEMISSLRYGK, translated from the coding sequence ATGACAAATCTAACTAAGAAAGTACGTGTTGGCATTATTGGTAGCGGTAACATTGGTACTGATTTGCTAATCAAAACCATGCGTTCTGAATCGCTTACGTGCACCATTTTTGCTGGAAGAAACTTTAATTCTGCTGGCATGAAACGGGCCAATGAGCTGGGAGTACACATTTCAGATCGCGGTATTCAAGCCATTCTGGACGACCCTTCAATTTGTGATGTCGTTTTTGATGCAACGTCTGCTCAGGCGCATATTGAGCACTGGCGCGAACTGGAACAGCTTGATAAAACCGTTATTGATATGACGCCTGCCAAAGTTGGTGGTTTCTGCATTCCAGCGATTAATGCTGAAGAGATATTGGCGTCAGGTAACCGAAATATCAATATGGTCACCTGCGGCGGACAATCCTCGATTCCAATTGCGAATGCGATTTCTTCTGTTCACCCTGAGTTTGAATATATCGAAGTGGCATCAAGCATTGCATCACGGAGTGCAGGACCAGCAACACGCGCAAATCTGGATGAGTATATTGATACTACAGAGAAAGCGCTTAAGCAGTTCACTGGGGCTCAACGAGCGAAAGCCATTCTGATATTAAATCCTGCGGTACCGCCTATTGATATGCAGACGACGATTTACGCCAAGATAGATCGTCCAAATATTGCTGCAATCGATGCATCGGTAAGAGAAATGGTTGAACGACTAAAACGCTACGTACCTGGATATCAACTGGTGCTGCCGCCAACGCTTGATGGCAACCGTGTTATCACCACGGTCAAAGTCATGGGCAATGGCGACTACCTGCCACAATACGCTGGCAACCTTGATATTATTAATTGTGCGGCGATTGCTGTAACGGAAATGATTTCTTCATTGAGATATGGGAAATAA
- the dmpG gene encoding 4-hydroxy-2-oxovalerate aldolase → MAKKILLCDPTLRDGNHAVRHQLTRESFAAYCQAAEAANVPVVEVGHGNGLGASSMLVGECLLSDEDIFTISREHLHKSRMAIHLIPGFCTIKKDLTRALDLGVDLFRVASHCTEADITDRHIHFVRNSGKEAWGILMMSHMTSPAVLLEEARKMESYGAEAIVIMDSAGAYFPDDVKERISTLVNGLTVPVGFHGHNNLGMSVINSVVAVQEGATIIDGTIRGFGAGAGNTQLEVLVAVFERLGYETGIDLYKILDAADIAEKGFNPVAPSISPLSIVSGLAGVFSGFAKPVAKAAKDYNVDPRDIFFGLGERKAVAGQESLIYEVAQDLAKRNENSVKKGQ, encoded by the coding sequence ATGGCGAAGAAAATTCTATTATGTGATCCAACTCTCCGTGATGGTAATCATGCTGTAAGACATCAACTGACGCGTGAAAGCTTTGCAGCCTATTGTCAGGCCGCTGAGGCCGCTAATGTCCCCGTCGTGGAAGTCGGCCACGGTAATGGTCTGGGTGCATCGTCAATGCTTGTTGGCGAATGCTTGCTGAGCGATGAAGATATTTTTACCATCTCGCGTGAGCACTTGCATAAATCTCGCATGGCCATTCACTTGATTCCTGGCTTTTGTACTATCAAGAAAGATCTGACCCGTGCGCTGGATCTTGGCGTAGATTTATTCCGCGTTGCATCGCATTGTACCGAAGCTGATATCACCGATCGCCATATTCATTTTGTCAGGAATTCGGGCAAAGAGGCGTGGGGGATTTTGATGATGAGTCATATGACTTCTCCTGCGGTTCTTTTAGAAGAAGCCAGAAAAATGGAGTCCTATGGTGCGGAAGCGATTGTTATCATGGATTCTGCAGGGGCATATTTCCCAGATGATGTGAAAGAGCGTATTTCGACTCTGGTTAATGGGCTAACTGTACCTGTCGGTTTTCACGGTCATAATAATCTGGGTATGTCAGTTATTAACTCAGTGGTGGCGGTGCAAGAAGGCGCAACCATTATTGACGGCACTATTCGTGGATTTGGTGCCGGCGCAGGAAATACCCAGTTAGAAGTATTGGTGGCTGTGTTTGAACGTTTGGGTTACGAAACAGGGATCGATCTCTATAAAATTCTGGATGCAGCAGATATCGCTGAAAAAGGGTTTAATCCTGTCGCACCGTCAATATCGCCTTTATCGATTGTAAGTGGCCTTGCCGGGGTATTTTCAGGATTCGCCAAGCCAGTGGCAAAAGCGGCAAAAGATTATAATGTTGATCCCAGAGATATCTTTTTTGGGCTGGGTGAGCGTAAAGCGGTTGCTGGCCAGGAAAGCTTGATTTACGAAGTTGCACAAGATCTTGCCAAGCGTAATGAAAACTCCGTTAAAAAGGGACAATAA